A portion of the bacterium Unc6 genome contains these proteins:
- a CDS encoding dTDP-4-dehydrorhamnose reductase translates to MILITGSQGVVGSYCSVIFDKGEIFPTDRKSLDITDKKNVRDVFEKIKPDFVIHLAAMTDVDRCEKEQGLARRYNIQGTENIAIACKKYNTIPVFISTTEVFDGKKEFYTEEDIPNPVNFYGKTKIEGEKIIRSMLERFYIVRTCWLFGGGTKDKKFVGKIVSQIKKGEKTIKAVDDLRGSPTYTFDLVEAIRALIKTDRFGIYHITNDGICSRYEMAKQIVKILHSDVKVIPVLSSFFNLPADRGMSVASKSIYLQKIGLKLRRWADALSSYIEVVEKSPHNF, encoded by the coding sequence ATGATACTTATAACCGGTTCACAGGGTGTGGTTGGAAGTTATTGTTCTGTTATTTTTGATAAGGGCGAGATTTTCCCCACGGACAGAAAAAGCCTAGATATTACAGATAAAAAAAATGTGCGGGATGTTTTTGAAAAAATAAAACCCGATTTTGTTATTCATCTTGCGGCAATGACCGATGTTGACAGATGCGAAAAAGAACAGGGGTTGGCAAGAAGATACAACATACAAGGAACAGAAAATATTGCTATTGCCTGTAAAAAATATAATACAATACCTGTCTTTATAAGCACAACAGAGGTGTTTGACGGTAAGAAAGAATTTTATACCGAAGAAGATATTCCTAACCCTGTAAATTTTTATGGTAAGACAAAGATTGAAGGTGAAAAGATAATTCGGTCTATGCTTGAAAGGTTTTATATTGTAAGAACCTGCTGGCTTTTTGGAGGAGGGACAAAAGATAAAAAGTTTGTAGGTAAAATTGTTTCACAGATAAAAAAAGGAGAAAAAACAATAAAAGCTGTTGATGATTTAAGGGGGAGCCCCACATATACATTTGATTTGGTAGAAGCAATAAGAGCCTTGATTAAAACCGACAGATTCGGAATTTATCATATAACCAACGATGGTATATGTTCAAGATATGAAATGGCAAAACAGATAGTTAAGATACTCCATTCTGATGTTAAGGTTATACCTGTTTTATCATCTTTTTTTAATCTTCCGGCAGACAGAGGGATGTCTGTTGCATCAAAAAGCATTTATCTTCAAAAAATAGGGCTTAAATTACGGAGATGGGCAGATGCACTATCTTCATATATTGAGGTTGTTGAAAAATCCCCTCACAATTTTTGA
- a CDS encoding dTDP-glucose 4,6-dehydratase, whose protein sequence is MRVLITGGAGFIGSNFIKYYIKQHREDEIVNLDLLTYAGNLDNLKDIEHNPRYKFIKGDICDCDIVKRAMQGCSAVLNFAAESHVDRSINDTASFIRTNIIGTHSLLEIGKELDVKKFLQISTDEVYGSIEKGVFTEKSLLNPSSPYSASKASADIICISYFKTYKMPIVITRSSNNYGSCQYPEKIIPLFITNILKNKKVPLYGDGLNIRDWLYVEDNCSAIDLVLHKGEDGQTYNVASGIEMTNFELCSKILKAMNKTKDCIEFVQDRPGHDRRYAVDAGKIKSLGWKPRVDFEEGLIKTIEWYAHGL, encoded by the coding sequence ATGAGAGTACTTATTACAGGCGGGGCTGGCTTTATCGGGAGTAATTTTATAAAGTATTATATAAAACAACACCGTGAAGATGAAATTGTCAACTTAGACCTTTTAACATATGCAGGTAATCTTGATAATTTGAAAGATATAGAGCATAACCCGAGGTATAAATTTATAAAAGGTGATATATGCGATTGCGATATCGTAAAAAGAGCAATGCAAGGGTGCAGTGCAGTCTTGAATTTTGCAGCAGAAAGCCATGTGGACCGTTCAATAAATGATACCGCATCTTTTATAAGAACAAACATTATAGGAACACACAGTCTTCTTGAGATAGGCAAAGAATTAGATGTAAAAAAATTTTTACAAATAAGCACAGATGAGGTTTATGGAAGTATTGAAAAAGGAGTTTTTACAGAAAAATCTCTCTTAAATCCTTCAAGTCCGTATTCTGCAAGCAAGGCATCAGCAGACATCATATGTATTTCATATTTCAAAACATATAAGATGCCGATAGTTATAACAAGAAGTTCTAATAATTATGGTTCCTGCCAGTACCCTGAAAAAATAATACCGCTTTTTATAACAAATATACTTAAAAATAAAAAAGTTCCACTCTATGGCGATGGGCTTAATATCAGAGACTGGTTATATGTTGAGGATAACTGCTCTGCGATAGACCTTGTTTTACACAAGGGGGAAGATGGTCAAACCTATAACGTTGCATCCGGTATAGAAATGACAAATTTTGAACTGTGTTCTAAAATTCTTAAAGCAATGAATAAAACCAAAGATTGTATTGAATTTGTCCAGGATAGGCCCGGACATGATAGAAGGTATGCTGTAGATGCAGGGAAAATTAAATCTCTTGGCTGGAAACCAAGAGTAGATTTTGAAGAAGGTTTAATAAAAACAATAGAGTGGTACGCTCACGGACTCTAA